The genome window CCGTGCCTTTGCTGGAGCTGATACTCTAGCAACTAGTTATGCTCTGTTTAAAGCTTTGGAAAAAATCGGTGAGGATGATCCCATTGATATGATTTTCTGTGGAAAACATGCCATTGATGGAGATACGGGTCAGGTCGGACCAGGGATCGCTCAAAGATTAAGTATTCCGCCAATTACCAATGTCATTCATGTAGAGGCAATGGGAGATGGTGAAGTTATTTTAAGAAGAAAATTAGAAGATGGCTATGAAAGAGTAAAGTCAACCTTACCATGTCTAGTAACTGTAGAAAAAGAGATTAATGAAATTGCCTATGCTCCACTACCAAATATGATTAATGCAGCAAAATACGAACCTGTTATTTGGGGCGTAAATGATTTAGGTGATGTAGATCGTACTCAGCTAGGTCTAAAAGGATCGCCAACAGTTGTTGGGAAAATGTTTGCCCCTCCGAAACCAGAAGGAGGAAATATGATCGAAGGTGAGCCTAGGAAGCAAGTGGAAGAGTTGGTATCCTATTTGCTAGAGAAAAAAGAATATTTCCAGGTAGGGAAGGGGGAGTAACAGATGATTGAAGAACATCGTGGTGTTTGGGTATTCATGGAGGTAAAACAAGGTTCTATCGCGGGTGTTTCCCTTGAACTATTAGGTGCCGGAAGAACATTAGCCGATAAGTTAGAATCTCCATTAGGAGCTGTTCTTTTAGGTTACAACGCAAAAGAGTTAAGTAATGTTTGCTTTGAATATGGTGCTGATGAAGTTTATCTCATAGATGATCCCATTTTAGAAAACTACCGTACGGAACCATATATGAATGGGGTCAGTGACTTAGCGAGAAAGTATAAACCAGAGATATTTCTTTATGGGGCCACACCAAATGGAAAGGACATCGCATCGGCTATTGCGACAGAATTAAACACTGGATTAACCGCAGATTGCACAATGCTTGATGTTGATGTGGAAAAGAGATTACTAGAAGCAAGTCGTCCAGCATTTGGTGGGAATATTATGGCTACAATTTTGTGCAAGAAACATCGTCCGCAAATGGCGACTGTTCGACCAAAAGTTATGAAAGCATTACCTCCAGAGGAAGGACGTACCGGGACCATTTATGAAGAATTTATAAAAATGAAGGAAGAAGATATTCATACCAAGGTACTTGAAATTGTTAGAGATTCTAAAAAAACAGTTAATCTAGAAGATGCTGATGTAATCGTTTGTGGTGGAAAAGGAATGGGAGACCCAGAAGGGTTTCAAGTAATCCATGAATTAGCCAATACAATTGGAGCAACAGTTGGTGGAACAAGAGACGTTGTAGAAGCTGGGTGGTTAACCCATGACTATCAGATTGGGCAAACTGGCGAAACAGTAACACCAAAAATCTATTTTGCTATTGGCCTATCTGGGGCCATTCAGCATACAGTTGGAATGAAAAACTCAGAGATTATTATTGCAATCAATAAGGATAAGGATGCACCAATTTTTGATATTGCTACCTATGGGATTGTAGGAGATGCTCATGAGATTGTTCCATTACTAACACAAGCATTTAAAGAAGCACTTTCAGAAAAAGAGGTGGTTTCCAATGGCTGAAAAGTTTGATGTAATTGTTGTTGGTGGAGGGCCTGCTGGAACAACTTGTGCCTACCAATGCGCGAAAAACGGTCTAAAAGTTATTCAAATAGAGCGTGGAGAATTTCCAGGTGCTAAGAACGTAATGGGTGGGGTTTTATACCGAAAGCAATTAGAAGAAGTAATTCCGGAATTCTGGCACGAGGCTCCCATTGAAAGACCAATCATTGAGCAACGACTTTGGTTAATGGACCAAGAGTCTGCTGTAACTATGAGTTACAAAGGACAGGAATGGGGCCAAGAGCCCTATAACAACTTTACTGTCTTAAGAGCTAAATTTGATCAATGGTTTGCTCAAAAGGCTGTAGAACAAGGAGCCCTTTTAATTACTGAAACTGTTGTGGAAGAATGTATTGTAGAAGATGGAAAAGTGGTAGGAGTACGTACTGATCGTCCAGATGGTGAGATTTATGCTGATGTAGTAGTTCTAGCAGATGGTGTAAATTCATTACTATCGAAAAAATTAGGCTTCCATAATGATTTAAAGCCTGAGCACGCTGCCCTAACAGTTATGGAGGTTCTTAATCTACCAACCGATAGAATTAATGAGAGATTCAATCTTGAAGACAACCAAGGATGCACAATTGAAATTTTTGGTGATGCTACAAAAGGAAATTTAGGAACAGCTTTCCTTTATACCAATAAAGAGAGTCTAAATATTGGAGTCGGAACTACTCTTTCTAGCATGATTAAGGGGAAATTAAAGCCATATGAATTGTTAGAAAATTTAAAGAACCATCCTATGGTTCGCTCACTTATTAAAGATGCTGAGCCAACTGAGTATTTAGCTCACTTGATTCCAGAAGGAGGATACAACGCTATCCCTAAGCTGGTGGGAGATGGTGTAATCGTTGTAGGAGATGCTGCCCAACTTGTAAACTCTATTCATCGTGAGGGTTCAAATCTAGCAATGAAGTCAGGTTCTTTTGCTGCAGAAACTATACTACTAGCAAAGGAAGCTGGTAGATATACAGAAGATGTACTAGATCACTATCGTCAACAGATCTATGACAGCTTTATTGGTCAGGATTTGAAAAAATATAAAGATGCAGCACATACTTTTGAAACCTATCCTCAATATTTGAAAGAATATATTCCAATGCTTAATAAAGCAGCTAATCATTTCTTTACAGTTGACGGAATGAGCAAGAGTGAAAAACAACGTGATGTCATGAAAATGTTTACTGAAAGAGGAAAATGGAAAACTGCACAGGAATTATATCGGGCGTGGAGGGTGATGAAATAATGAGCAAAGCGACAATTGAAGAGAAGCAGTATTTGGTTCGCTTTAAAGCAGATACAGAATCTCATTTGAAAATTTTAGACCAAAATACTTGTTTGACAGACTGTGATGATAAACTATGTACGCTTTTCTGTCCTGCCGAAGTCTATAAATTTGAAGGAGATCGAATTAG of Bacillaceae bacterium S4-13-56 contains these proteins:
- a CDS encoding NAD(P)/FAD-dependent oxidoreductase, with protein sequence MAEKFDVIVVGGGPAGTTCAYQCAKNGLKVIQIERGEFPGAKNVMGGVLYRKQLEEVIPEFWHEAPIERPIIEQRLWLMDQESAVTMSYKGQEWGQEPYNNFTVLRAKFDQWFAQKAVEQGALLITETVVEECIVEDGKVVGVRTDRPDGEIYADVVVLADGVNSLLSKKLGFHNDLKPEHAALTVMEVLNLPTDRINERFNLEDNQGCTIEIFGDATKGNLGTAFLYTNKESLNIGVGTTLSSMIKGKLKPYELLENLKNHPMVRSLIKDAEPTEYLAHLIPEGGYNAIPKLVGDGVIVVGDAAQLVNSIHREGSNLAMKSGSFAAETILLAKEAGRYTEDVLDHYRQQIYDSFIGQDLKKYKDAAHTFETYPQYLKEYIPMLNKAANHFFTVDGMSKSEKQRDVMKMFTERGKWKTAQELYRAWRVMK
- a CDS encoding electron transfer flavoprotein subunit beta/FixA family protein — translated: MHIVVCVKQVPDTKVIKINPKTNTLDRRGVPAILNPHDAHAVQEAVKLKEKYGAKISVVSMGPPQATEVIKKSVQIGADAGYLISDRAFAGADTLATSYALFKALEKIGEDDPIDMIFCGKHAIDGDTGQVGPGIAQRLSIPPITNVIHVEAMGDGEVILRRKLEDGYERVKSTLPCLVTVEKEINEIAYAPLPNMINAAKYEPVIWGVNDLGDVDRTQLGLKGSPTVVGKMFAPPKPEGGNMIEGEPRKQVEELVSYLLEKKEYFQVGKGE
- a CDS encoding electron transfer flavoprotein subunit alpha/FixB family protein yields the protein MIEEHRGVWVFMEVKQGSIAGVSLELLGAGRTLADKLESPLGAVLLGYNAKELSNVCFEYGADEVYLIDDPILENYRTEPYMNGVSDLARKYKPEIFLYGATPNGKDIASAIATELNTGLTADCTMLDVDVEKRLLEASRPAFGGNIMATILCKKHRPQMATVRPKVMKALPPEEGRTGTIYEEFIKMKEEDIHTKVLEIVRDSKKTVNLEDADVIVCGGKGMGDPEGFQVIHELANTIGATVGGTRDVVEAGWLTHDYQIGQTGETVTPKIYFAIGLSGAIQHTVGMKNSEIIIAINKDKDAPIFDIATYGIVGDAHEIVPLLTQAFKEALSEKEVVSNG
- a CDS encoding 4Fe-4S dicluster domain-containing protein → MSKATIEEKQYLVRFKADTESHLKILDQNTCLTDCDDKLCTLFCPAEVYKFEGDRISIGYEGCHECGSCRIGCPHQNIEWKYPKGGHGVIFRLA